A portion of the Anoxybacillus gonensis genome contains these proteins:
- the fabI gene encoding enoyl-ACP reductase FabI, translating into MQLSLQGKTYVVMGVANKRSIAWGIARALHAAGARLIFTYAGERFENEVKKLVATLEDDTALVLPCDVTKDEEIASCFAQIKEQVGVIHGLAHCIAFANKEHLEGEYMNVDREGFLLAHNISAYSLTAVAKAAKELMTEGGSIVTLTYLGGERVVQNYNVMGVAKASLEASVKYLANDLGKYGIRVNAISAGPIRTLSAKGVGDFNSILKEIEERAPLRRTTTQEEVGDTALFLFSDLSRGVTGEIIHVDSGYHILAR; encoded by the coding sequence ATGCAATTATCATTACAAGGAAAGACGTATGTCGTGATGGGTGTGGCAAATAAACGAAGCATCGCTTGGGGCATTGCGCGTGCGCTTCATGCGGCAGGGGCGCGGTTAATTTTTACATATGCAGGTGAGCGTTTTGAAAATGAAGTGAAAAAATTAGTGGCGACGTTAGAAGATGACACAGCGCTTGTATTGCCTTGCGATGTAACGAAAGATGAAGAAATTGCCTCATGCTTTGCGCAAATTAAAGAGCAAGTGGGCGTCATTCACGGTCTTGCGCATTGTATCGCATTTGCGAATAAAGAACATTTAGAAGGCGAGTATATGAACGTCGATCGCGAAGGATTTTTACTTGCGCACAACATTAGCGCCTATTCGTTAACAGCGGTGGCGAAAGCGGCGAAAGAGCTAATGACCGAAGGCGGCAGCATCGTCACATTAACGTATTTAGGTGGCGAGCGCGTCGTGCAAAACTACAACGTCATGGGTGTGGCAAAAGCATCGTTAGAAGCGAGCGTGAAATATTTAGCGAACGACTTAGGGAAATACGGCATTCGCGTCAACGCCATTTCCGCAGGTCCAATTCGCACGTTATCTGCGAAAGGTGTCGGCGATTTTAACTCGATTTTAAAAGAAATTGAAGAGCGTGCACCACTACGTCGCACAACGACACAAGAAGAAGTTGGCGACACAGCCTTATTTTTATTTAGCGACTTATCGCGCGGCGTGACTGGAGAAATTATCCACGTCGACTCTGGCTACCACATTTTAGCGCGCTAA
- a CDS encoding CotO family spore coat protein produces MKKRVENAPLLYIVQPNLGPKTCYMQQTFRTKKEKLSYPPPSFANFREMNTAERIEFLATLPNELRPVTCELKTKNRTYEGIIQTCDKKKVVFTLSEEEKTITIPIEHVVSVSLIGKS; encoded by the coding sequence ATGAAAAAGCGTGTGGAAAATGCGCCGTTGTTGTATATCGTTCAGCCGAATTTAGGGCCGAAAACGTGTTATATGCAACAGACGTTTCGGACGAAAAAAGAAAAGCTATCGTATCCGCCACCGTCATTTGCGAATTTTCGCGAGATGAATACGGCTGAGCGTATTGAATTTTTAGCGACGCTCCCGAATGAACTTCGTCCGGTGACGTGTGAGTTGAAAACGAAAAATCGCACGTATGAAGGAATCATTCAAACGTGCGATAAGAAAAAAGTCGTTTTTACATTAAGTGAAGAAGAAAAAACGATCACGATCCCGATTGAACATGTCGTATCGGTATCGCTTATTGGCAAATCGTAA
- a CDS encoding glycosyltransferase family 4 protein — protein sequence MRIAFICTEKLPSPAVKGGAIQLMIDGIAPMFAAKHTLTIFSITDPSLPMYEIRDGVEYVRVPKEQYEQHIVNELKKRTFDVIHVFNRPANVLFYKQAAPNSRFVTSLHNDMFSPMKMKRDVAERVIAEVDAITTVSEYMKRTVTKRYDVRDDLIHIVYSGVDATRYTPPWTEEGKQRRTTMRQRFGTEDDDVILFIGRLSKTKGVHVLIESMNHVLAERPKAKLVIVGGKWFSDNRPNEYVRFLHQLAKPYNDRIQFTSYIPSEYIPHIFTIGDVFVCSSQWHEPLARVHYEAMAAGVPIVTTNRGGNSEVIEHNVNGLVVDDYASPKAFARAISELLHDKEKALALAHEGRKRAETTFSFANTAEQLERVYITICQ from the coding sequence ATGCGCATCGCATTCATTTGTACAGAAAAATTGCCGTCGCCAGCCGTCAAAGGGGGCGCTATTCAACTGATGATTGATGGCATCGCTCCCATGTTTGCCGCTAAACATACGCTCACTATTTTTTCGATTACTGACCCTTCGCTTCCGATGTACGAAATACGTGATGGCGTCGAATATGTGCGCGTACCAAAAGAACAATACGAACAACATATCGTCAACGAACTAAAAAAGCGCACGTTTGACGTCATTCACGTTTTTAACCGCCCCGCAAACGTGTTATTTTACAAACAAGCAGCACCAAATAGCCGCTTCGTCACCAGTTTGCATAACGATATGTTTTCGCCGATGAAAATGAAACGTGACGTTGCCGAACGAGTGATTGCGGAAGTAGATGCGATCACAACGGTAAGTGAATATATGAAACGAACCGTCACAAAACGATACGATGTCCGAGACGATCTCATTCACATCGTCTACTCAGGTGTCGATGCGACACGCTACACGCCACCATGGACGGAGGAAGGAAAACAAAGGCGCACCACCATGCGCCAACGTTTTGGAACAGAAGATGATGACGTCATTTTATTTATCGGGCGGTTAAGCAAAACAAAAGGCGTGCATGTGCTCATTGAAAGTATGAATCATGTATTAGCCGAACGTCCAAAGGCAAAGCTCGTCATCGTCGGAGGCAAATGGTTTAGCGACAATCGTCCAAACGAATATGTGCGCTTCCTTCATCAACTAGCGAAGCCTTACAACGATCGTATTCAATTTACAAGCTACATTCCGTCCGAATACATTCCACACATATTCACAATCGGTGATGTGTTCGTTTGCAGTTCGCAATGGCACGAGCCGCTTGCCCGCGTACATTACGAAGCGATGGCAGCGGGCGTGCCGATCGTGACGACAAACCGCGGCGGAAATAGCGAAGTGATCGAACATAACGTAAACGGGCTTGTTGTTGACGACTATGCATCACCAAAAGCGTTCGCACGCGCCATTAGCGAATTATTGCACGATAAAGAAAAAGCGCTCGCACTTGCTCACGAAGGACGAAAACGAGCGGAAACGACGTTTTCCTTCGCAAACACAGCCGAGCAACTTGAGCGTGTATATATTACGATTTGCCAATAA